In the genome of Bremerella sp. P1, the window AACGGGACATCAACTCCCACCCCATCCTCAGTGCATCCATGCAACTGGCATCACACACCAACCCAGTGCGCGTGCTTGGTATTACCGGGGCTTCGGTAATTTCCGAATGAGGTGATGCGAAGGGGTTTTCGGGCTGAGGGTCACTCGAGAAGTCACTCGTCAAAGCTGCTTCCTTACCGCCAAACGCTTAGTCCATCGGCGACTGACAATGTGTGTTGCGTCGAGCAAAGCTCCACTACTTCGCACCAAGTGCGTACAAGTGCGAATACGTACGCAGGTACATCACACCATCAGAAACCGAAGGAGTCGATTCACTTCCTTCACCCAGACTGGTATCACCGAGAACTTCCAGGTTCTCATCGGCCGAGACGACCATCAGGTTCCCTTCTTCCGAGATGCAGAACAAGCGATTGCCAACGCGAATAGGTGAGCCATAGTAGTTGCCACCAACACGTTTCTGCCCAAGCACTTTTCCGGTCTTGGCATCCAGGCAGCTGACAATGCCTTTGTCGTACCAGACGAAGACTTTGTCGTCGTAGGTAACCGGCGTCGGCACGTAGCTGGCCTGACGAGAAAGTCGCCATGCCAGTTTGGGCTCGCCACCGTTGGGATCGACAGCGCTGACGGTGTTACCGCCGCCGCCTGAACCGCTGGAACCGAGAATCAAGTCGCCTGCGATGACGGGCGACGAAACACTTCGCATATTGAAGACCTGTTCGGCCCAAAGCTGCTCGCCTGTCTCTGGATCGTGCGCGGCGATGCCGTGTGCACTGCTGTTGGCGATCAGAACCTTCTTGCCATCTTTCATTTCATACACGCATGGAACTGAGTAGGCCGCAACGTCGCTGTCGCGTTTGGTTTCCCAAAGCTTTTCACCGGTCTTCCGATCGAACGCAACCAGGCGGCTGTTGCCAACGGGACGATCTTTCAGCTTGCGTTCGTCTCCCAACTGCATCAGCGAGATGATCACCTTGTCTTCAAAGATCATCGGCGAAGTCCCAAAGCCGTGCTGGCTGACCCAAGGCCCCAGGTCGACACGCCACGACGTGCCGCCGTCGTGATCCAACGCGACCAACTGCGTGTGTTCGTCATCGGCCCAGGCAACATAGATGTGCACATCGTCTACCGCAGGGCTGCACGATGCGTAGCTGCTCTTGCTGTGCAGATGGCTGGCGGCAGCAGGAAAAGCAACCTTCCAAACTTCTTCGCCCGTGTTCGCGTCGAGACACAACACATACCGCAGCCCAGAATCAGGGTCGGCACTCATCAAAAAGACACGATTGCCCCAGATCGTCGGAGACGAGTGCCCTAGACCTGGCAGTTCGACCTTCCACTTGAAATCTTCCTCAGTCGGTGCGGACGGGAAGTTCACATCAGCCGCGATGCCATTTCCATTGGGTCCGCGAAAACGGGTCCACTCTTGGGCGACCACCGAAGATGCAACGACACTCGTCAAGACAACGGCGAGCACTAGGCGAATTGTCGACATAATTATCTACCGAATAGAAAAAGGCAGGACTTCAGGAAGGAGCATTCGACATCGATGGTAATCGGTTTTTCCGCCAATTTCCACGACAGATCCATCCACGAACGGTGATAAATGTTCAGGTTTTTTAACCGTTTATTTCGTTGCGACTCGAATTTTTGCGGTTCTAGAATGGCAGTAAGCCGCGGAAACCCCACTTGTCCAACTACTTGAGGAACCAGGATTATGAGTCTCCACCCGTTCTATCGCATGCTAAGTCTGTTAACGATCGTTTTATTAGGTCTATCTAATCCTGTGCTGGCAGATGACTCGCCGCCGAATATCCTTGTCCTTTGGGGAGATGACATCGGTTGGCAAAACGTCAGCGCCTATGGCATGGGGACAATGGGCTACACCACGCCCAACATCGACCGCATTGCCAAGGAAGGTCTACGCTTTACTGATCACTATGCCCAGCCAAGTTGCACGGCGGGTCGAGCGGCATTTATCACCGGACAGTACCCCATTCGATCTGGAATGACGACCGTTGGCCGGCCAGGTGATGTCCTAGGGCTTCAGGCCGCATCCCCTTGTCTCGCTGAAGTTCTCAAAGAAGCGGGCTACGCGACCGGTCACTTTGGCAAGAATCACTTGGGCGATCGCAACGAACACCTACCGACTGTTCATGGATTCGACGAGTTTTACGGCAACCTCTATCACTTGAATACTCAGGAAGAAGCCGAGCAGCGGGACTATCAGCGATTCGGAAAGGAGTACTCCGGTAGCCTGGAAGAATACGAAAAGAAATTTGGCACGCGAGGTGTGATTCATTCGTTCTCCACAGAAGAAGATGATGAGACCGTCGATCCACGGTTCGGCAAAGTTGGCAAGCAAACCATCGAAGATACCGGCCCGCTAACTCAGGAACGCATGAAGAACTTCGACGCAGGCGAAGTCATCCCCAAAGCGACCGCATTCATGGAGAAGGCAAAGAAAGCGGACAAGCCTTTCTTTGTCTGGCTGAACACTTCCCGTATGCATTTGTACACCCGGTTGAATGACGAGTGGCGCTATGCTGCCGAGAAGTATACCTCGGAAGCCGATATCCACGGTAGCGGCATGCTTCAGCACGACCATGACGTCGGGCTTGTGCTCGACTTCCTGGAAGAAGCTGGGCTCAGTGATAACACGATTGTCTGGTATTCCACCGATAACGGTCCCGAGCATTCGTCTTGGCCACATGGAGCCACGACTCCTTTCCGCGGTGAAAAAATGACGACCTATGAAGGTGGCGTTCGCGTTATCTCCATGCTCCGCTGGCCTGGCGTTGTCGAAGCTGGCAAGACACTTAACGGTATCCAGGCACACCAGGATATGTTTACGAGCCTGGCCGCTGCCGCTGGCGTCGAGGATGTTCACGAGAAGCTGCTTCAGGAGAAGAAGCAGTACATCGATGGCGTGAATAACATTCCGTACTGGACCGGCGAATCCGAAAAGTCGGCACGAGACCTGATCTTCCACTACTACGAGAGCAAGCTTACGGCTGTCCGGATGGGCCCCTGGAAGTTCCACTTCTCAACCAAGGAAGACTACTACGCCAATGTCATTCCTCGCACTGTGCCTCTGGTCTTCAATATTCGCATGGACCCATTTGAATCGTTCGACAACAAGGATGCTTACGGTCATCTGATGCAAAAGGTCTCGTGGTTGCTGGCTCCGATGGGCGAACAGATGAACCATCATCTGGAAACGCTCGCCAAGTATCCGCCTGTTCAAGGAGGGCAGTCTTTCGACATGTCGAATGTGATCCAGGAATTCATCGACAAGGCTCAGCAGTAGATTTGCTCGCAATTAGCGCAAACAAATGGCCGGCAGATTCTCTATCTGTCGGCCTTTTTGCTTTCCGATGCCTACTTCTGCTTAGCGAATGCCCTTGGTGCGCCAGAAGATCTCACTCAGGTGCCGAAGAAATCTCTTCTTAAGAAGTGGCCTTGCGCGAGTCGAGGCTGGCGATCCACTGCACAACGCGGTGGTCCATCCAGCGGCGATCAGGCACGATGCTCTTGGAGGTAATGAAACCCAAGTGGCCACCGCCGCGGGTGACTTCTAATTCGACACTACCCGACCGCGGATGCTTGTCGAAGATCTCGACCGGGATGACGCTGTCGTCATCGGCGGTGAGAATGAGCCCGGGGATCTTGATGTTCTTGAGTACTGGGGCCGAACTTGCCTTGGCGTAGTAATCTTCCGCCGACTCAAAGCCACATTGGGGTGCGGTGAAGATCGAGTCAAACTCGATGATACGGCCCGGCTTCTCGGTGAAGCGAAAACCATCGTAGAAGTTTTCGTCCTTTGCCAGACGACCTTCAACCAGGTTCACCAGACGCCGCGAGAAGTCCCAATCGTAGACGCGATTAAAACCTCGGTTCATATTCCGGCAGCAGTAAGCCAAGTCGATCGGTGGTGCGACCGCCATCACGCTGTCGACGCCGCCAATGCGTCCGCTACCCATCTCGCCGGATAGCTTCAGGACGATGTTGGCTCCCATGCTGAAGCCACACAAGGTCAGCGGCGAACCGAGACACAGGGCGCTGATCGTTTCTACGCAGTGGGCGATGTCGTCACTGCATCCGGCATGGAAGGGACGTTTGGCCAAGTGATGCCCTGCTCCGCAACCTCGCAGGTCGACGCGGAACGAGCGAATGCCGAGCGAATTCAGCTTGTGCGCAATTCGCACGAGGTAGCCGCTGCTATGACAACCACCCAGTCCGTGAATCAGCAGAACGGTACGATCGCCCGGTTTCCAACTTTTCGGGCAGTCGTCGTGCAGGACAATTTGGTCGCCGTCTTCGAAAAGAACCAAATGCTGCCGGGCGGTGTACGGAAGGTTGTGACCAAACCAGTAAGCGCCGAGGATCGTCTGCGCGTGGGAATTCCTCAGCAATGGATGAGGCTTAAAAGGCCTCACCGAGGTCAGAACATAAGGAGATCGGGCCAACATCGTTCAGCTCCAGGGGGTTACCCTGCCATCCATGCGTTTCGTCTTACTAGCGCTGAATTTGGTATTCTTCGATCTTGCGATACAACGTCGCACGGCTCGTACCCAATAATTTTACGGCTTCTGGGATGCTCCCTCCAGTTCTGGATAGAGCTTCTTCAATCAATTTCTTTTCCCAGAAGTCAAACCTTAACGACTCAGGCTCGTTCAAACCTGCGTCTCTGAGGCCTAAATCATGCGGTTGTATCGCCTCGCCATCCGCCAAAACGACGCTGCTATCGATCACGTTTCGAAGCTGCCGAACATTGCCTGGCCAGTTGTAGTCAGCCAGCTTCTGTTTGGCGCTGTCCGAAAGGGTAAGCAGCGGTCGTCCGTGCGTCTTCCGGAAGTGCTCCAGGAAATGTTCCGCCAGCAGCACAACGTCGTCCCCGCGATCTCGAAGGGGAGGAATGTATAACTCAAAAACGCTCAATCGGTAATAGAGATCTTCCCGAAATCGTTTCTCACGAACGAATTCCGCCAAATCTCGGTTGGTCGCGGCAATCACACGAACGTCGACGCTGACTTCCTTAGTGGCTCCTAAGGGAAGAAATGGATGCCCTTCCAAGATTCTGAGAAGCTTGGCCTGACCATCGAGCGTCAGTTCGCCCACTTCGTCTAAAAACAAAGTTCCCGTGTCAGCTTGCTGGAAAAAGCCAATATGGTCGGAGTCGGCCCCGGTAAAAGCCCCCTTCTTGTGACCAAACAGCTGGCTCTCGATGAGATTCTCAGGCAGGGCCGCGCAGTTGACGCTGAGCATCGGGCGATCGGCTCGATTGGATGCCTTGTGCAGGGCTCTGGCGACAAGCTCTTTACCGCTGCCACTTTCCCCGCGAACTAGGACACATCCGCCCGCCTTCGAGATTCGGGTGATCTTTTGCTTCAACTCACCCATCGCGGGGCTTTCGCCGATCAGCTCGTCGAACGCAGCCGATTTG includes:
- a CDS encoding PQQ-binding-like beta-propeller repeat protein produces the protein MSTIRLVLAVVLTSVVASSVVAQEWTRFRGPNGNGIAADVNFPSAPTEEDFKWKVELPGLGHSSPTIWGNRVFLMSADPDSGLRYVLCLDANTGEEVWKVAFPAAASHLHSKSSYASCSPAVDDVHIYVAWADDEHTQLVALDHDGGTSWRVDLGPWVSQHGFGTSPMIFEDKVIISLMQLGDERKLKDRPVGNSRLVAFDRKTGEKLWETKRDSDVAAYSVPCVYEMKDGKKVLIANSSAHGIAAHDPETGEQLWAEQVFNMRSVSSPVIAGDLILGSSGSGGGGNTVSAVDPNGGEPKLAWRLSRQASYVPTPVTYDDKVFVWYDKGIVSCLDAKTGKVLGQKRVGGNYYGSPIRVGNRLFCISEEGNLMVVSADENLEVLGDTSLGEGSESTPSVSDGVMYLRTYSHLYALGAK
- a CDS encoding arylsulfatase gives rise to the protein MSLHPFYRMLSLLTIVLLGLSNPVLADDSPPNILVLWGDDIGWQNVSAYGMGTMGYTTPNIDRIAKEGLRFTDHYAQPSCTAGRAAFITGQYPIRSGMTTVGRPGDVLGLQAASPCLAEVLKEAGYATGHFGKNHLGDRNEHLPTVHGFDEFYGNLYHLNTQEEAEQRDYQRFGKEYSGSLEEYEKKFGTRGVIHSFSTEEDDETVDPRFGKVGKQTIEDTGPLTQERMKNFDAGEVIPKATAFMEKAKKADKPFFVWLNTSRMHLYTRLNDEWRYAAEKYTSEADIHGSGMLQHDHDVGLVLDFLEEAGLSDNTIVWYSTDNGPEHSSWPHGATTPFRGEKMTTYEGGVRVISMLRWPGVVEAGKTLNGIQAHQDMFTSLAAAAGVEDVHEKLLQEKKQYIDGVNNIPYWTGESEKSARDLIFHYYESKLTAVRMGPWKFHFSTKEDYYANVIPRTVPLVFNIRMDPFESFDNKDAYGHLMQKVSWLLAPMGEQMNHHLETLAKYPPVQGGQSFDMSNVIQEFIDKAQQ
- a CDS encoding YheT family hydrolase gives rise to the protein MLARSPYVLTSVRPFKPHPLLRNSHAQTILGAYWFGHNLPYTARQHLVLFEDGDQIVLHDDCPKSWKPGDRTVLLIHGLGGCHSSGYLVRIAHKLNSLGIRSFRVDLRGCGAGHHLAKRPFHAGCSDDIAHCVETISALCLGSPLTLCGFSMGANIVLKLSGEMGSGRIGGVDSVMAVAPPIDLAYCCRNMNRGFNRVYDWDFSRRLVNLVEGRLAKDENFYDGFRFTEKPGRIIEFDSIFTAPQCGFESAEDYYAKASSAPVLKNIKIPGLILTADDDSVIPVEIFDKHPRSGSVELEVTRGGGHLGFITSKSIVPDRRWMDHRVVQWIASLDSRKATS
- a CDS encoding sigma 54-interacting transcriptional regulator gives rise to the protein MAIYSYLKTISGNGPGKNFPLDDSRDNLIGRGLECDVTLTDPLCSRVHAAIFLRNGKWFVKDRESRNGSFLDDQPIDEAELTDGCRLKIGDTEFSFNHSAQPPTSHDELPPSITQTIVRNMPVNPQDTNLIALKELKDYQQAQRLLLLHQFAIRLLGEEDPNTIIQVTLEMVKEQTKAVVVGFLWLSDDGQLRAKRVYPEDTEGPAPLSEALTEIVTQKGNAVWIANEAQGDTSKKLTHFADAICVPLIHKKKAFGALHLYRKQERFWHNELDFAISVGNILTIALLRAWKVTQLQASYQQLVDKSAAFDELIGESPAMGELKQKITRISKAGGCVLVRGESGSGKELVARALHKASNRADRPMLSVNCAALPENLIESQLFGHKKGAFTGADSDHIGFFQQADTGTLFLDEVGELTLDGQAKLLRILEGHPFLPLGATKEVSVDVRVIAATNRDLAEFVREKRFREDLYYRLSVFELYIPPLRDRGDDVVLLAEHFLEHFRKTHGRPLLTLSDSAKQKLADYNWPGNVRQLRNVIDSSVVLADGEAIQPHDLGLRDAGLNEPESLRFDFWEKKLIEEALSRTGGSIPEAVKLLGTSRATLYRKIEEYQIQR